From a single Brassica oleracea var. oleracea cultivar TO1000 chromosome C5, BOL, whole genome shotgun sequence genomic region:
- the LOC106343716 gene encoding leucine-rich repeat receptor-like protein kinase PEPR2 produces the protein MMNLGLLGITLLCCLFVSFRIGSVSCLNSDGLALLSLLNHFDKVPPEVNSTWKKNTSEATPCNNWFGVICDDDSGNVKTLNLSGSEVSGQLGSEIGELKSLITLDLSNNSFSGRLPSSLRNCTSLQYLDLSENGFSGEIPVTFGSLKNLTYLYLTSNFFSGELPESLFQLPLLQVLNLDRNNLTGLIPASVGGLKELSDLTLSYNELSGPIPESIGNCSKLEYLYLHKNKLNGSLPESLNLLKNLSEVFVSNNSLGGRIRFGSSNCKKLVTLELSYNDFEGGVPPELGNCSNLDSLLIIKCNLTGNIPSSLGMLRKVTLINLGDNRLSGNIPHELGSCSSLHTLKLNGNQLQGEIPAALGNLKKLQSLELFENKLSGEIPISVWKIQSLTQMVVHNNTLTGELPAEVTELKNLKKLLMFNNSFHGGIPMSLGVNRSLEEVDLIGNSFTGEIPPNLCHGQKLRVFNLNSNQLHGSIPPSVGQCKTLERIWLGGNKLSGVLPEFPDTHSLEFVEIKGNNIEGSIPHSLGSCKNLQTIILSQNKLTGLIPPELGNLQNLQRLYLSHNHLEGPLPSQLSGCVKMLEFDVGSNSLNGSVPSTFSSWKSLTTLVLSNNRFSGAIPPLLAEFGRLIDLQVARNAFEGKIPSSLGLLKHLNSLDLSGNRFTGEIQSFLGGLVVLVRLNISNNKLTGNLSVLQSRSFFQLDVSNNQLTGPIPEMLINSSSVFTGNPSLCIQPSHSVSAVIRKEFKTCKGQAKLSTWMIALIAVGSFLSALALLFALAFVFLFCKRGVKTEDAPVLVDEEEGLSLLLNKVLTATDNLDDKYIIGRGAHGVVYKASLAPGEEYAVKKLIFAEHVHANQNMKREIETIGQVRHRNLVRLERFWIRKENGLMLYKYMPNGSLYDVLHRSNQGETGLDWSTRFNIALGIAHGLQYLHHDCHPPIIHRDIKPENILMDSEMEPHIGDFGLARILDDSTISTATITGTTGYIAPENAYKTVRCKESDVYSYGVVLLELITGKRAVDRSFPEETDIVSWVKSVLSSYEDDDDYTVSQIVDPKLVDELLDTKLREQAILVTDLALVCTDKRPENRPSMRDVMKELTDVKDLVRSTSGSVQ, from the exons ATGATGAATCTTGGGTTACTTGGAATTACTCTGCTTTGCTGTCTCTTTGTCTCTTTCCGTATAGGTTCTGTCTCATGTCTAAACTCGGATGGTTTGGCTTTACTTTCGCTTCTCAACCACTTCGACAAAGTACCACCTGAAGTCAATTCCACGTGGAAGAAGAACACATCTGAAGCCACTCCGTGTAATAACTGGTTTGGTGTCATCTGTGATGATGATTCAGGTAACGTCAAGACTCTTAATCTGAGTGGGTCTGAGGTTTCGGGCCAATTAGGCTCTGAAATAGGGGAGCTTAAGAGCTTGATCACTCTGGATCTGAGTAACAATAGTTTCTCTGGTCGGTTGCCTTCCAGTTTACGAAACTGTACTTCACTTCAGTACTTGGATTTGTCTGAAAATGGGTTTTCCGGAGAGATTCCAGTTACTTTTGGCAGCTTGAAGAATTTGACTTATCTGTATCTCACTTCAAACTTCTTCAGTGGCGAGTTGCCTGAGTCCTTGTTCCAGCTTCCCTTGTTACAAGTGCTGAATCTTGACCGCAACAATCTTACCGGTCTGATTCCTGCAAGTGTTGGTGGGTTGAAAGAGCTTTCAGATCTGACCTTGTCTTATAATGAGTTGTCTGGTCCCATCCCTGAGTCCATTGGGAACTGCAGTAAGCTGGAGTATCTGTACTTGCACAAGAACAAGCTTAATGGTTCGTTACCGGAGAGTCTCAACCTGCTCAAGAATCTCAGCGAAGTGTTTGTCAGCAACAACAGCCTTGGAGGGAGGATTCGTTTCGGTTCAAGCAACTGCAAGAAGTTGGTGACTTTGGAACTGTCATACAATGATTTCGAAGGTGGTGTTCCTCCTGAACTTGGCAACTGCAGTAACCTTGACTCTTTACTCATCATCAAATGCAACTTGACTGGTAATATTCCATCATCATTGGGTATGTTAAGAAAGGTTACGCTTATTAACCTCGGCGACAATCGTCTCTCTGGGAATATCCCTCATGAGCTTGGGAGCTGCAGCAGCTTACATACTTTGAAGCTGAATGGCAACCAGCTCCAAGGCGAGATACCCGCTGCATTGGGTAACCTAAAGAAGCTACAAAGCCTGGAGCTTTTCGAGAATAAGCTGTCTGGGGAGATTCCTATCAGCGTATGGAAGATTCAGAGTCTGACACAGATGGTCGTTCACAACAACACTCTCACCGGAGAACTACCAGCTGAAGTTACTGAGCTGAAGAATCTTAAGAAGCTTTTGATGTTTAACAACAGCTTTCATGGAGGGATACCGATGAGTTTAGGTGTGAACAGAAGCTTGGAGGAGGTGGATCTTATTGGTAACAGTTTTACAGGGGAGATACCTCCCAATCTCTGCCATGGACAGAAGTTAAGGGTTTTTAACTTGAATTCTAATCAGCTTCATGGTAGCATTCCACCGTCTGTGGGTCAGTGTAAGACCCTCGAGAGAATCTGGCTTGGAGGAAACAAGCTTTCTGGTGTTCTTCCTGAGTTTCCTGACACACATAGTCTTGAGTTTGTGGAAATCAAAGGCAACAACATTGAAGGATCCATCCCTCACAGCTTGGGAAGCTGTAAAAATCTCCAGACAATCATCCTTTCTCAGAACAAACTCACCGGTCTGATACCTCCAGAACTGGGAAATCTACAAAACCTCCAACGGTTATATCTGTCACATAATCACCTAGAAGGTCCTCTGCCATCTCAGCTATCAGGCTGTGTGAAAATGCTGGAGTTTGATGTCGGGTCCAACTCATTGAACGGTTCTGTTCCATCGACTTTCAGCAGCTGGAAAAGCTTGACTACTTTGGTTCTCAGCAATAATCGGTTTTCAGGAGCCATTCCACCGCTCTTGGCAGAGTTTGGCCGCCTAATAGATCTCCAGGTAGCTAGAAACGCTTTTGAAGGTAAGATTCCTTCCTCTCTTGGCTTGTTAAAGCACCTGAACAGCTTAGACCTCAGTGGAAACAGATTCACCGGTGAGATTCAATCCTTTCTGGGAGGTCTTGTCGTTCTCGTAAGGCTCAACATATCCAACAATAAGTTGACAGGGAACTTATCCGTTCTTCAAAGTCGTAGTTTCTTTCAGCTTGACGTCTCGAATAATCAGCTCACTGGTCCTATACCGGAAATGCTGATAAATAGTTCATCAGTATTTACTGGAAACCCAAGCCTCTGCATTCAACCTTCTCACTCAGTAAGTGCTGTGATCCGGAAAGAGTTTAAAACTTGCAAAGGTCAAGCCAAACTTAGCACCTGGATGATTGCCCTTATAGCGGTTGGTTCCTTTCTATCTGCATTGGCTTTGCTTTTTGCTTTAGCTTTTGTTTTTCTCTTCTGCAAACGAGGAGTCAAGACAGAAGATGCTCCTGTCCTCGTCGATGAAGAAGAAGGCCTTTCCTTACTGCTTAACAAAGTTCTCACAGCCACTGACAATCTAGACGACAAGTACATCATTGGAAGAGGAGCTCATGGAGTTGTTTACAAAGCCTCATTAGCCCCAGGCGAAGAATACGCCGTGAAGAAACTCATCTTCGCGGAACACGTACATGCAAACCAGAATATGAAGAGGGAGATCGAGACGATCGGGCAAGTTAGGCATAGAAATCTCGTTCGGTTGGAAAGGTTTTGGATCAGGAAAGAAAATGGCCTGATGCTGTACAAGTACATGCCCAATGGAAGCCTATACGATGTTCTGCACAGAAGTAATCAAGGAGAAACAGGTCTTGACTGGTCTACAAGGTTTAACATAGCTCTTGGGATTGCACACGGGCTACAGTATCTACACCATGACTGTCATCCACCAATCATCCACCGTGACATCAAACCAGAGAACATACTCATGGACTCGGAGATGGAGCCGCACATTGGAGATTTCGGATTGGCTAGGATTCTAGATGACTCTACTATTTCAACAGCCACCATCACAGGCACCACTGGTTACATTGCACCAG AAAATGCGTACAAGACAGTGAGATGCAAGGAATCAGATGTTTATAGTTATGGAGTTGTTTTGCTCGAGCTGATAACGGGAAAGAGAGCAGTCGACCGATCTTTCCCTGAGGAGACTGATATTGTGAGCTGGGTCAAGTCTGTGTTAAGCAGCTACGAGGATGACGATGATTATACTGTTAGTCAAATCGTTGATCCAAAGCTTGTGGATGAGCTTCTGGATACAAAGCTTAGAGAACAGGCAATTCTGGTTACAGACTTGGCGCTTGTGTGTACAGACAAAAGGCCAGAGAACAGACCGTCAATGAGAGATGTGATGAAAGAGTTGACTGATGTGAAAGATCTTGTAAGAAGCACTTCTGGTTCTGTTCAATAA